The uncultured Desulfuromonas sp. genome has a segment encoding these proteins:
- the secE gene encoding preprotein translocase subunit SecE — MIAKVSGFLGNVKSELIKVTWPTRKDTYASTLVVIAFVLLVAVFLWGVDNILSVLVKNLLS; from the coding sequence GTGATTGCAAAGGTATCGGGGTTTCTCGGCAACGTTAAAAGTGAACTGATCAAGGTGACCTGGCCGACCAGGAAAGACACCTATGCATCAACGCTGGTGGTTATCGCTTTTGTGTTGCTGGTGGCAGTATTCTTGTGGGGTGTTGACAATATCTTGTCTGTACTTGTGAAGAATTTGCTCAGCTAA
- the rpmG gene encoding 50S ribosomal protein L33, whose protein sequence is MSDIITLACTECKQRNYTTTKNKRNLPDRLEFKKYCRFDRRHTLHRETK, encoded by the coding sequence ATGAGTGATATTATAACTCTGGCGTGCACCGAGTGTAAGCAACGTAATTATACGACGACGAAAAACAAGCGTAATCTTCCTGACCGTCTTGAGTTCAAGAAGTACTGCCGTTTTGATCGTCGCCACACTCTGCATCGTGAGACGAAGTAG
- the pyrF gene encoding orotidine-5'-phosphate decarboxylase, with product MKDRLIFALDVDSYDEARQWVRILADEVGMFKVGKQLFTRCGPQVVDMIRQAGGGVFLDLKYHDIPNTVAKAGVEAARMGVQMFNVHALGGGKMMRTMIDEVKDVAVKEGLPVPITLAVTILTSSSEDDLRQVGIDLPVTQMVPRLAALAQTSGLHGVVASAQELPLIRQACGEDFIVVTPGVRPATASRDDQQRVMTPGEAIAAGSDYLVVGRPISKADDPVLAARSIVAEMAEAGA from the coding sequence ATGAAGGATCGGTTGATTTTTGCGCTGGATGTCGACAGTTATGATGAGGCCCGGCAGTGGGTGCGGATTCTTGCTGACGAAGTGGGTATGTTCAAGGTCGGCAAACAGTTGTTTACCCGGTGTGGCCCACAGGTTGTCGATATGATCCGCCAGGCCGGCGGCGGGGTTTTCCTTGATCTGAAATATCACGATATCCCCAATACTGTGGCGAAAGCAGGTGTTGAAGCGGCGCGCATGGGCGTGCAGATGTTCAATGTCCATGCTCTGGGGGGCGGGAAGATGATGCGGACCATGATTGACGAAGTTAAGGATGTCGCCGTCAAGGAAGGGCTTCCTGTGCCGATTACCTTGGCCGTAACTATTCTCACCTCCTCGTCGGAGGACGATTTGCGCCAGGTTGGTATTGATCTTCCCGTGACGCAAATGGTCCCCCGCCTGGCCGCGTTAGCTCAGACGAGTGGCTTGCATGGTGTGGTGGCTTCAGCGCAGGAGTTGCCGCTGATTCGACAGGCCTGCGGTGAGGACTTTATTGTGGTGACGCCCGGTGTTCGCCCGGCAACGGCATCGCGGGATGATCAGCAACGGGTCATGACGCCCGGTGAAGCGATTGCCGCGGGCTCCGATTACCTGGTTGTCGGACGACCGATTTCCAAGGCCGATGATCCGGTCCTGGCGGCGCGGTCGATTGTTGCGGAAATGGCTGAGGCTGGCGCGTGA
- a CDS encoding DUF4388 domain-containing protein, which produces MYRVTLDDSGRVNLPHRVLSALKGRDLQVASSSPQHILLAVEGERVPCMSAVLGAVAIADVLSFFNMFRQTGILYLDIPDGNRQVFFQDGEIIFATSQRVEEDLGEILCEIGKLERSQLSQVRTELSAGDTLSKILVKKNLVAARDLWLATRQQVETIVYNLFSCDDGSCYFAAGDLKRDDIVKLSMSTQNLIMEGLRRVDEKALYLRRLRSFESMLEYTGKDPAELLDEEKKVVELTYSSPGQVSQLMARSGLPEFDALRVLHQLVEKRFLKVNEAKAEPVSEAFTELFEVFNGVLCLLHDCVESQSRGLSEDANRFMREAPHPMNYVFRGVRLNQDGSVEGGQLIKNLTGLEERDQKKLLVDSLKELVYAECLSVRQVLGSQGSSDVIRRVHEIVSRTRKLVE; this is translated from the coding sequence ATGTATCGTGTGACATTGGATGATAGTGGCAGGGTTAATCTGCCGCATCGCGTTCTTTCTGCCTTGAAGGGGCGTGATCTGCAAGTGGCGTCCTCCTCTCCCCAACATATCCTGCTGGCGGTCGAAGGGGAGCGTGTCCCGTGTATGTCGGCGGTGCTTGGCGCGGTGGCGATTGCCGATGTGTTGTCTTTCTTTAATATGTTTCGTCAGACCGGGATTCTTTATCTGGATATCCCTGACGGTAATCGTCAGGTGTTTTTTCAGGACGGCGAGATTATCTTTGCCACCAGTCAGCGTGTCGAAGAGGATCTCGGAGAAATCTTATGCGAGATCGGCAAGCTGGAGCGCAGTCAGCTCAGCCAGGTGCGTACTGAACTCAGCGCTGGAGATACTCTGAGCAAGATCTTGGTTAAAAAAAATCTGGTGGCGGCGCGTGATCTCTGGCTGGCCACCCGGCAACAGGTGGAAACCATTGTTTACAATCTGTTTTCATGTGATGACGGCAGTTGTTATTTTGCCGCGGGCGATCTTAAGCGCGATGATATTGTCAAGTTATCCATGAGCACTCAGAACCTGATCATGGAGGGCTTGCGCCGTGTTGATGAAAAAGCGCTTTATTTGCGTCGCCTGCGTTCGTTTGAATCCATGCTTGAATATACCGGTAAGGATCCGGCGGAATTGTTGGACGAGGAAAAGAAGGTTGTCGAATTAACCTACTCATCTCCCGGACAGGTCAGTCAGCTGATGGCGCGTAGTGGGCTGCCTGAATTTGATGCTCTGCGAGTGTTGCATCAGCTGGTGGAAAAACGTTTTCTTAAAGTGAACGAGGCCAAGGCGGAACCGGTCAGTGAAGCGTTTACCGAGCTGTTTGAGGTGTTTAACGGGGTTTTGTGTCTGTTGCATGATTGTGTGGAGTCGCAAAGCCGTGGGCTCAGTGAAGATGCCAACCGTTTCATGCGCGAAGCACCCCATCCGATGAATTATGTTTTTCGTGGGGTTCGATTGAATCAGGATGGTTCCGTGGAAGGGGGGCAACTGATTAAAAATCTCACCGGTCTTGAGGAACGTGATCAGAAAAAATTGCTGGTCGACAGCTTGAAAGAGCTGGTGTATGCCGAGTGTTTGTCTGTGCGTCAGGTGTTGGGGTCTCAAGGCAGCAGTGATGTGATCCGTCGTGTTCATGAAATTGTTTCCAGAACCCGTAAGTTGGTCGAATAG
- the ispG gene encoding flavodoxin-dependent (E)-4-hydroxy-3-methylbut-2-enyl-diphosphate synthase — MKRERKTRSLQVGSVAVGGGAPISVQSMCNTDTRDVEATLAQIHALEAAGCEIVRCAVPDMEAANALQEIVDGCTIPLIADIHFDYRLALQAVAGGVAGLRINPGNIGESWKVSEVVKACAERCLPIRIGVNGGSLEKELLERYGHATAEAMVESALGHIRIVEELGYDQMKVSLKASDVRRTVDAYRLLAAQVDYPLHIGITEAGTTWAGTIKSAVGLGALLYDGLGDTLRVSLTGDPVEEVRVGWEILKSLQLRQRGPVFVSCPTCGRCQIDLIGVAEEVESRLQRLTAPLTIAVMGCVVNGPGEAREADLGIAGGKEMGLLFRKGEIIRRLPQAELADALVEEALALAERLEGQD, encoded by the coding sequence GTGAAAAGAGAACGCAAAACACGTTCGTTGCAGGTCGGCTCGGTGGCTGTCGGTGGCGGTGCCCCGATTTCCGTCCAGTCTATGTGTAATACCGACACCCGCGATGTTGAGGCGACACTCGCCCAGATTCACGCTCTGGAAGCCGCCGGTTGTGAAATCGTTCGCTGTGCTGTGCCGGATATGGAGGCGGCGAATGCGTTGCAGGAAATCGTTGACGGTTGCACCATCCCACTGATTGCCGATATTCACTTCGATTACCGTCTGGCACTGCAGGCCGTGGCCGGCGGTGTGGCCGGCTTGCGTATCAATCCCGGCAATATCGGCGAATCCTGGAAGGTCTCCGAGGTGGTCAAAGCCTGTGCCGAACGCTGCTTGCCGATCCGTATCGGTGTCAATGGCGGTTCGCTGGAAAAAGAGTTGCTGGAACGCTATGGTCATGCTACGGCCGAGGCCATGGTGGAAAGCGCTCTCGGCCATATTCGCATTGTTGAAGAGCTTGGCTACGATCAGATGAAAGTCAGTCTTAAGGCTTCGGATGTGCGGCGTACCGTGGACGCTTACCGTTTGTTGGCCGCCCAGGTTGATTATCCGTTGCATATCGGCATTACTGAAGCGGGCACCACTTGGGCGGGGACGATCAAGAGTGCCGTCGGTCTGGGGGCGTTGTTGTACGACGGCCTTGGCGACACCCTGCGCGTGTCGTTGACCGGCGATCCGGTGGAAGAAGTCCGGGTTGGCTGGGAGATTCTCAAATCCTTGCAATTGCGCCAGCGCGGTCCGGTATTTGTCAGTTGTCCCACCTGTGGTCGTTGCCAGATTGATCTGATTGGCGTGGCCGAAGAGGTGGAGTCACGCCTGCAACGGTTGACGGCTCCCCTGACCATTGCGGTGATGGGTTGTGTGGTCAACGGACCGGGAGAAGCGCGTGAAGCCGACCTCGGTATTGCCGGGGGCAAAGAGATGGGCCTGCTGTTTCGCAAGGGGGAGATTATCCGGCGCCTGCCGCAGGCCGAGTTGGCCGATGCCCTGGTGGAAGAGGCGCTGGCTCTGGCCGAGCGCCTCGAAGGACAGGACTGA
- a CDS encoding AAA family ATPase — protein MKELLTTATFAQHVAAGTPLIAVNTGNEQRTIQLIQTAATRNLKGMEPPKVWSCTSGFDGVDNTTDPEDALTWALNQAGHAIFIFVDMHWFWDNNPKIQRLMINFSQQRSNARKTLAFLALDPTIPEPLQSHFVQLDHPLPNAAELSSYLTTNREQDSYIDQLLQQDDALRKMVLAAQGLDLIRLERALRMARLTKGNDVAEVIGALHLDKKRALEQSGILEFIDNDLQPDHVGGMENLKHWMARREKAFGVDELSSGENLPSGVLLMGISGCGKSLFVKAIAARWSLPLLRLDMSTVYEGTYGTPERSLHRACQLAEAISPCVLWIDEIESGISEQGFKSGGGSSSRVLGYFLTWMQEKKSPVFVAATANAIEMLPAEVLRKGRFDEIFYIALPGLNERKEIFTIHLDRQGQDSSAFDTTTLAHSSKGFSGAEIEQAVASARFEAQASQRAMTEKDIMEAIGQTVPISVTMAEQIKKIEAWAFKRAVPASEHSER, from the coding sequence ATGAAAGAGCTACTCACCACCGCCACCTTTGCCCAACATGTCGCCGCAGGCACACCGTTAATTGCCGTCAATACCGGCAACGAACAACGCACCATCCAATTGATTCAAACGGCAGCCACCCGCAATCTCAAGGGAATGGAGCCGCCAAAAGTATGGTCTTGTACCAGCGGATTTGACGGCGTCGACAACACCACCGACCCCGAAGACGCACTCACTTGGGCGCTCAACCAGGCGGGTCATGCCATCTTTATCTTTGTCGATATGCACTGGTTCTGGGACAACAACCCGAAAATTCAACGCTTGATGATCAATTTTTCTCAGCAACGCAGCAACGCTCGAAAAACCCTGGCATTTCTCGCCCTCGACCCGACCATTCCAGAGCCGTTGCAAAGTCATTTTGTCCAGCTGGACCACCCGTTGCCCAATGCCGCCGAACTGTCTTCCTACCTGACGACGAACCGTGAGCAGGATTCCTACATCGACCAGTTGCTGCAGCAGGATGATGCGCTGAGAAAAATGGTTCTGGCCGCACAGGGCCTTGACTTGATCCGACTGGAGCGCGCTCTGCGCATGGCACGGCTGACCAAAGGCAACGACGTTGCCGAAGTGATCGGCGCCCTGCATCTCGACAAGAAACGCGCTCTGGAACAGAGCGGCATTCTCGAATTCATCGACAACGATCTGCAGCCCGACCATGTCGGCGGCATGGAAAACCTCAAGCATTGGATGGCCCGCCGGGAAAAAGCCTTTGGCGTTGATGAATTGAGCAGCGGTGAAAACCTGCCCAGCGGTGTATTGTTGATGGGCATCAGCGGCTGCGGTAAAAGTCTATTCGTCAAAGCCATTGCAGCTCGTTGGAGCTTACCGCTGCTGCGCCTCGACATGTCCACCGTCTACGAAGGCACTTACGGCACCCCGGAACGCAGCCTGCACCGCGCTTGCCAACTGGCCGAAGCCATTTCGCCCTGCGTGTTGTGGATTGATGAAATTGAATCGGGCATTTCCGAGCAGGGCTTCAAAAGCGGCGGTGGATCGTCATCGCGGGTTCTGGGTTATTTTCTGACCTGGATGCAAGAGAAGAAAAGTCCGGTATTTGTCGCGGCTACGGCCAACGCCATCGAAATGCTGCCGGCCGAGGTGCTGCGCAAAGGCCGCTTTGACGAGATCTTTTATATCGCTCTGCCCGGGCTCAATGAGCGAAAAGAGATTTTCACCATTCACCTTGACCGACAAGGCCAGGACAGCAGTGCCTTTGACACCACCACCCTGGCCCATTCCAGTAAAGGGTTTTCCGGGGCGGAAATCGAACAGGCCGTGGCCAGCGCCCGCTTTGAAGCACAAGCGTCACAACGTGCCATGACGGAAAAAGATATCATGGAAGCCATCGGTCAGACCGTGCCCATCTCGGTCACCATGGCCGAACAGATCAAGAAGATTGAAGCCTGGGCGTTCAAGAGGGCGGTTCCCGCCAGCGAACACAGCGAACGCTGA
- the rlmB gene encoding 23S rRNA (guanosine(2251)-2'-O)-methyltransferase RlmB, which produces MTRYLFGLNAVGEALGQGREIIVLYVETQRGNPRLEDLLGQASERRIVVKQCERRQLEKMVGDVRHQGVVAQVTERAFVSLTELLAQCPASERFFLVVDGVTDPHNFGALIRSAAAAGCQGIIFAKDRSCPVTGIVEKTAAGTLGYIQLCQVTNLGRAIEELKKAGVWVYGLAGEGGQSLFDASLSAPVALVAGSEGKGIRPLIRKLCDGLIAIPMPGPVESLNVSVATGIALFEVVRNHLKIKK; this is translated from the coding sequence GTGACCCGTTATCTGTTCGGGCTTAATGCGGTTGGCGAAGCCCTGGGGCAGGGACGGGAGATTATCGTGCTCTACGTTGAGACGCAACGGGGTAATCCACGCCTTGAAGACCTTCTCGGTCAGGCGAGCGAACGACGCATTGTTGTCAAGCAGTGCGAACGTCGTCAATTGGAAAAAATGGTTGGTGATGTTCGCCATCAGGGGGTTGTCGCACAGGTGACAGAGCGCGCTTTTGTTTCTTTGACGGAGTTGCTCGCGCAATGCCCCGCGTCTGAACGCTTCTTTCTGGTTGTCGATGGGGTCACGGATCCGCACAATTTCGGCGCTCTGATCCGTTCTGCGGCCGCCGCCGGATGCCAAGGTATTATTTTTGCCAAAGATCGTTCCTGCCCGGTAACCGGAATTGTTGAAAAAACCGCTGCCGGAACACTGGGCTATATACAGCTGTGTCAGGTGACCAATCTGGGCCGGGCGATTGAAGAGTTGAAGAAAGCCGGGGTCTGGGTGTATGGGTTGGCCGGAGAAGGCGGGCAATCCCTGTTTGACGCATCCCTGAGTGCGCCTGTTGCCTTGGTTGCCGGCAGTGAAGGGAAGGGAATTCGTCCCCTGATTCGCAAGTTGTGTGACGGCCTGATCGCGATTCCCATGCCGGGACCGGTGGAGTCGCTGAATGTCTCGGTGGCCACGGGAATCGCCCTGTTTGAGGTGGTTCGTAACCATCTGAAAATAAAAAAATAA
- the rlmD gene encoding 23S rRNA (uracil(1939)-C(5))-methyltransferase RlmD: MKKNTRGPAKRPAPKPEPITVTIDYLNVDGVGVGRHENKEILVAATLPGEEVLAAIEHEGQRRIIGRLIKVLRKSRQRVTPDCKLAKNCSGCPLIHLGYRHQLDFKRSMIEDALSHYPTLGQVKLHPVWASEETFGYRTIAKLAIAKVHGKALVGLYKRGSHQVLDIGNCPQQHPLINRIAQALREEIEKQDIFVYNPVSRRGLLRYVAIRVSPQADKALVTLVTTERNYREITHLAKWLKKKVPQIIGVHQNINASTGNVIFGATTVKVIGAADLIDQVGDIRLRLSPTSFFQVNHQQAARIYSLVQQWAKLGKQDSAVDLYCGVGGIAMHLATSGARVTGIEINEDAIFNAKAAAELNALPNCRFMAGDAGEILHDLQQDLAPLKVAVVNPPRGGCSEEIIATLGNLRPETLIYVSCNPYSLGRDLHLLTQQGFTVEELQPVDMFPQTAHVESVVLLSAKPS, translated from the coding sequence ATGAAAAAAAATACCCGCGGCCCGGCAAAACGCCCAGCTCCCAAACCGGAACCGATCACCGTCACAATCGACTATCTCAACGTTGATGGGGTCGGTGTCGGCCGCCACGAAAACAAAGAGATCCTCGTGGCCGCCACCTTGCCGGGCGAGGAGGTCCTCGCCGCGATTGAACACGAAGGTCAGCGCCGCATCATCGGTCGGCTGATCAAAGTGCTGCGCAAGAGCCGCCAGCGCGTTACCCCAGACTGTAAGCTGGCCAAAAACTGTTCCGGCTGCCCGCTGATTCATCTCGGTTATCGCCATCAGCTCGACTTCAAACGGAGCATGATAGAGGATGCCCTGAGCCATTACCCGACTCTTGGTCAAGTCAAGCTGCATCCGGTGTGGGCCTCAGAGGAAACCTTTGGCTACCGGACCATTGCCAAACTGGCTATTGCCAAAGTGCATGGCAAGGCGTTGGTCGGACTCTACAAACGGGGTTCTCACCAGGTATTGGATATCGGCAACTGCCCGCAGCAGCATCCGCTGATTAACCGTATTGCCCAGGCGTTACGTGAAGAGATCGAGAAACAGGATATTTTCGTGTACAACCCGGTGTCACGCCGCGGACTGTTGCGCTATGTAGCCATCCGGGTCAGTCCGCAAGCGGATAAGGCCCTGGTCACCCTGGTCACCACCGAACGTAATTATCGGGAAATCACTCATCTGGCCAAATGGCTGAAGAAAAAGGTGCCGCAGATCATCGGTGTACATCAGAACATCAATGCCTCCACCGGCAACGTGATCTTCGGAGCAACCACGGTCAAGGTGATCGGCGCCGCAGATCTGATTGACCAGGTCGGCGACATCCGGTTGCGCTTGTCACCCACATCTTTCTTCCAGGTCAACCACCAACAGGCAGCACGCATCTACAGCCTGGTTCAACAGTGGGCAAAACTGGGCAAACAGGATTCAGCCGTCGACCTCTACTGTGGTGTCGGCGGTATCGCCATGCATCTGGCGACCAGCGGAGCCCGGGTTACCGGGATTGAAATTAACGAAGACGCCATCTTCAATGCCAAGGCGGCGGCTGAACTCAATGCCCTGCCCAACTGCCGCTTCATGGCCGGCGATGCCGGCGAAATTCTTCACGATTTGCAGCAGGATCTGGCGCCTCTCAAGGTTGCCGTCGTCAATCCGCCACGCGGCGGCTGCAGCGAGGAGATCATTGCCACCTTGGGTAACTTGCGCCCCGAAACATTGATTTACGTCTCGTGTAATCCGTACAGCCTCGGTCGTGATCTACACCTTCTGACCCAACAGGGATTCACCGTTGAAGAACTGCAACCGGTGGACATGTTCCCGCAAACAGCCCATGTGGAGTCTGTTGTCCTCCTGAGCGCTAAACCGTCTTAA
- a CDS encoding proline--tRNA ligase: protein MRLTEYLLPTLKENPADAEIVSHQLMMRAGMIRKVAAGIYTYLPLGLRSIRKVEQIVREEMDRAGAMELLMPMVVPAGLWEESGRWEQYGKELLRIKDRKETEFCLGPTHEEVITDVVRGTVRSYRQLPLNLYQIQGKFRDEIRPRFGLMRGREFIMKDAYSFDLEDAGADTAYEKMYQAYQRIFKRCGLKFRAVEADTGNIGGSSSHEFMVLAESGEDAIVSCDQCDYAANVEKAQMRQEVTPGGEGQAELQKIDTPERKTIAEVAEFFDMEQSRLIKTLLVQTDSGEHLAVLLRGDRELNEIKLCRYLDCLEVVMLGDAAVEELTGAPVGFAGPVGLNCRILADLEVQSMMDAVIGANEKDVHYMGANPGRDFSVEAYADLRQAQAGDGCPRCEGTLQMWRGIEVGHVFKLGTKYSEALGATVLNAEGKESPLVMGCYGIGIGRTVAAAIEQNHDDHGVIFPMPIAPFQVIITLLNPKDEQVMQAGSELYQQLLEAGIEVLLDDRDERPGSKFKDAELIGIPIRVTVGNRALKEGAFEVQKRLEGERMMMPVEETLSWLVDEVKRQLME, encoded by the coding sequence ATGCGTTTAACCGAGTATTTGCTGCCCACGTTGAAAGAAAATCCGGCCGATGCGGAGATTGTCAGCCATCAATTGATGATGCGTGCCGGGATGATTCGCAAGGTTGCCGCGGGGATTTACACTTACCTGCCGTTGGGCTTACGTTCCATCCGCAAGGTGGAGCAGATCGTCCGTGAAGAAATGGACCGCGCCGGTGCCATGGAATTGTTGATGCCGATGGTGGTTCCGGCCGGTTTGTGGGAAGAGTCCGGTCGTTGGGAGCAGTATGGTAAGGAATTGCTGCGCATCAAGGACCGCAAAGAGACGGAGTTCTGCCTCGGACCGACCCATGAAGAAGTGATTACCGACGTGGTGCGCGGCACGGTGCGTTCCTATCGGCAGCTGCCGCTTAACCTGTATCAGATTCAGGGGAAATTCCGGGACGAGATTCGGCCCCGTTTCGGTCTGATGCGGGGGCGCGAATTTATTATGAAGGATGCCTATTCCTTTGATCTGGAAGACGCAGGCGCGGATACGGCTTATGAAAAAATGTATCAGGCGTACCAGCGTATTTTTAAGCGTTGTGGGCTGAAGTTCCGCGCCGTGGAAGCGGATACCGGTAATATCGGCGGCTCCTCTTCCCATGAATTTATGGTGCTGGCCGAGTCGGGGGAAGACGCTATTGTTTCTTGTGATCAATGTGATTACGCGGCCAATGTCGAAAAAGCCCAGATGCGTCAGGAGGTGACTCCGGGCGGTGAGGGGCAGGCTGAGTTGCAGAAAATCGATACGCCGGAGCGTAAAACCATCGCCGAGGTCGCGGAATTCTTTGATATGGAACAAAGCCGCCTGATCAAGACACTGTTGGTGCAAACCGACAGCGGTGAACATCTGGCGGTGTTGCTGCGTGGTGACCGTGAGCTCAACGAGATCAAGTTGTGCCGTTATCTCGATTGCCTTGAGGTGGTCATGCTTGGCGATGCCGCCGTCGAAGAGCTGACCGGTGCCCCGGTAGGGTTTGCCGGGCCGGTTGGTTTGAACTGCCGGATTCTAGCAGATCTGGAAGTGCAATCGATGATGGATGCCGTGATTGGCGCGAACGAGAAAGATGTTCATTATATGGGGGCCAATCCCGGTCGTGATTTCAGCGTTGAGGCGTACGCGGATCTGCGTCAGGCTCAGGCCGGTGACGGCTGCCCCCGTTGTGAAGGTACTCTGCAGATGTGGCGCGGCATTGAAGTCGGCCATGTCTTCAAGCTGGGAACGAAATATTCCGAAGCGCTGGGGGCGACGGTGCTTAATGCCGAAGGCAAGGAGTCTCCGTTGGTTATGGGCTGTTACGGTATTGGTATCGGTCGGACGGTTGCCGCCGCCATCGAACAGAATCATGATGATCATGGTGTGATCTTCCCCATGCCCATCGCGCCGTTTCAGGTGATCATCACGTTGCTGAATCCCAAAGACGAGCAGGTGATGCAGGCGGGCAGTGAGCTGTATCAACAGTTGCTGGAAGCGGGGATTGAAGTGCTGCTCGACGATCGTGATGAACGCCCCGGCAGTAAGTTCAAAGATGCTGAACTGATCGGCATTCCGATTCGCGTCACCGTGGGCAATCGTGCTCTTAAAGAGGGTGCTTTTGAGGTACAAAAGCGTTTGGAAGGTGAACGGATGATGATGCCGGTGGAAGAAACGCTGTCCTGGCTGGTGGACGAAGTCAAACGTCAACTCATGGAGTAA
- the nusG gene encoding transcription termination/antitermination protein NusG: MAMRWYGVHTYSGFENKVKLNLEERIKMLGAEDLFGEVLVPSEVVVELKNGERKTSTRKFFPGYILVQMELNNETWHIVKDTAKVTGFVGGGTTPPPIPDAEVEKITARMEEGAERPKPKVQYEVGETVRVVDGPFLNFTGIVEDVKPDKGKLKVMVSIFGRVTPVELDFIQVEKTS, from the coding sequence ATGGCGATGCGGTGGTACGGCGTACATACATATTCAGGATTCGAGAATAAGGTTAAGCTGAATCTTGAAGAACGAATTAAGATGTTGGGAGCTGAGGACCTCTTTGGTGAGGTTCTGGTTCCGTCCGAAGTGGTCGTTGAGCTAAAGAATGGCGAGCGTAAGACTTCCACCCGGAAGTTTTTCCCTGGCTATATTTTAGTTCAAATGGAACTGAATAATGAAACGTGGCATATCGTTAAGGATACGGCCAAGGTAACCGGTTTCGTCGGCGGTGGCACAACCCCGCCCCCCATTCCTGATGCGGAAGTTGAGAAAATTACAGCGCGGATGGAAGAGGGAGCAGAGCGTCCCAAGCCGAAAGTGCAGTATGAAGTCGGTGAAACGGTACGTGTTGTTGATGGCCCGTTTCTCAATTTTACCGGTATTGTTGAAGATGTTAAGCCTGACAAGGGCAAGCTTAAGGTCATGGTAAGTATTTTTGGCCGTGTTACCCCTGTTGAGCTGGATTTTATACAGGTTGAAAAGACCAGTTAG
- the tuf gene encoding elongation factor Tu, with translation MAKEKFERTKPHVNIGTIGHVDHGKTTLTAAITKVMAGLGQAEARAFDQIDNAPEERERGITIATAHVEYETETRHYAHVDCPGHADYVKNMITGAAQMDGAILVCSAADGPMPQTREHILLARQVGVPAIVVFLNKADMVDDEELMELVELEVRELLSAYDFPGDDLPIVAGSALKALECETGAPEEQCIIDLMKEVDAYVPEPERAIDQPFLMPVEDVFSISGRGTVATGRVESGIIKVGEEVEIVGMKDTSKTTVTGVEMFRKLLDQGQAGDNVGLLLRGVKREDIERGQVLAKPGSITPHTKFKAEAYILTKEEGGRHTPFFKGYRPQFYFRTTDVTGVVELPEGVEMVMPGDNIAMSVEMITPIAMDKELRFAIREGGRTVGAGVVSEIIE, from the coding sequence ATGGCAAAGGAAAAATTTGAAAGAACTAAGCCCCATGTCAACATCGGTACGATTGGCCACGTTGACCATGGAAAGACCACACTGACTGCAGCAATCACCAAAGTAATGGCTGGTCTCGGTCAGGCGGAAGCCCGCGCATTTGATCAAATTGACAACGCTCCTGAAGAGCGTGAGCGTGGTATTACCATCGCAACAGCTCACGTTGAGTATGAGACGGAAACCCGTCACTATGCTCACGTTGACTGCCCTGGTCACGCCGACTACGTTAAAAATATGATCACTGGTGCAGCGCAGATGGACGGCGCTATTCTGGTTTGCTCTGCCGCTGACGGCCCCATGCCTCAGACGCGTGAGCATATCCTGCTCGCTCGTCAGGTTGGTGTTCCCGCCATTGTCGTGTTCCTGAACAAGGCTGACATGGTTGACGACGAAGAGCTGATGGAACTGGTTGAGCTGGAAGTACGTGAGCTGCTGTCCGCTTATGACTTTCCCGGCGACGACCTGCCCATCGTGGCTGGTTCCGCCCTCAAGGCGCTTGAGTGTGAAACCGGTGCTCCCGAAGAGCAGTGCATCATCGATCTGATGAAGGAAGTTGATGCCTACGTTCCCGAGCCGGAGCGTGCCATTGATCAACCGTTCCTGATGCCTGTTGAGGACGTCTTCTCCATCTCCGGTCGTGGTACGGTTGCTACCGGTCGTGTTGAGAGTGGTATTATCAAGGTTGGTGAGGAAGTTGAGATTGTTGGTATGAAAGACACCAGCAAGACCACCGTTACCGGCGTAGAGATGTTCCGCAAGCTGCTCGATCAAGGTCAAGCAGGCGACAATGTTGGTCTGCTGCTGCGCGGTGTTAAGCGCGAAGACATCGAGCGTGGCCAAGTCTTAGCCAAGCCCGGCAGCATCACCCCTCACACCAAGTTCAAGGCTGAAGCCTACATCCTGACTAAAGAAGAAGGTGGTCGTCATACTCCTTTCTTCAAGGGCTATCGTCCTCAGTTCTATTTCCGCACCACTGACGTTACCGGTGTTGTAGAGCTGCCCGAAGGTGTTGAGATGGTTATGCCTGGCGACAATATCGCCATGTCCGTCGAAATGATCACCCCGATCGCCATGGACAAAGAGCTGCGCTTCGCGATTCGCGAAGGCGGTCGTACTGTCGGCGCCGGTGTTGTTAGCGAAATTATCGAGTAG